A region from the Natronorubrum halophilum genome encodes:
- the cofH gene encoding 7,8-didemethyl-8-hydroxy-5-deazariboflavin synthase subunit CofH: protein MERPVTEADLTFEHVPETDQSFENALENARAGDRLTVDDAIELLTTGTSTEGIDCRRKERVLEAADRRRADVVGEEITFVANLNNNVTTACNVGCLFCNFKDAAHTFERDAEVETAGFTKTPAESREIVADAVDRGIYEVTSVSGLHPAFALDAEHREILEAHSDPKVVNYKPPERYETSPGTYTDQISAMSVDGVHVHSMTPEEGYHARRGTDWSYEEVYGRLKDAGLDTVPGTAAEILVDEVRDVICPGKIRTDDWLEAMEGAASAGLGLTATIMYGHVDNEAHRAMHLKRVRDLQERVDGAITEFVPLSFVHQNTPLFEHDVVSGGASTDEDELMIAVSRLFLDNIDHVQSSWVKYGDEQGLKMLNCGADDYMGTILSEEITTRAGGTHGEFRSFEDYVEMITSIGRVPVERSTDYETRRVIDPDEPSFGPRLGPKADGTPLLDAAEREERAVTADD, encoded by the coding sequence ATGGAGCGACCGGTGACCGAGGCAGACCTGACGTTCGAACACGTTCCCGAGACCGACCAGTCGTTCGAGAACGCACTCGAAAACGCGCGCGCCGGCGACCGGCTCACGGTCGACGACGCCATCGAGTTACTCACGACGGGAACGTCCACCGAGGGCATCGACTGTCGGCGCAAGGAGCGGGTGCTCGAGGCTGCCGACCGGCGACGGGCCGACGTCGTCGGCGAGGAGATCACGTTCGTCGCGAACCTGAACAACAACGTCACGACGGCCTGCAACGTGGGCTGTCTCTTCTGTAACTTCAAGGACGCCGCACACACGTTCGAACGCGACGCCGAGGTGGAGACCGCCGGCTTCACGAAGACGCCCGCGGAGTCCCGCGAAATCGTCGCGGACGCCGTCGATCGAGGCATCTACGAGGTGACCTCGGTCTCCGGACTGCACCCGGCCTTCGCGCTCGACGCGGAACACCGCGAGATCCTCGAGGCCCATTCCGACCCGAAGGTGGTCAACTACAAACCGCCCGAACGCTACGAGACCAGCCCCGGAACCTACACGGACCAGATATCCGCGATGAGCGTCGACGGCGTTCACGTCCACTCGATGACGCCCGAAGAGGGCTACCACGCTCGTCGCGGCACCGACTGGTCCTACGAGGAGGTCTACGGCCGCCTCAAGGACGCCGGCCTCGATACGGTTCCCGGAACCGCCGCCGAGATCCTCGTCGACGAGGTCCGGGACGTCATCTGCCCCGGCAAGATTCGAACCGACGACTGGCTCGAGGCGATGGAGGGCGCTGCAAGCGCCGGCCTCGGATTGACGGCGACGATCATGTACGGCCACGTCGACAACGAGGCCCACCGCGCGATGCACCTGAAACGCGTTCGCGACCTCCAGGAGCGCGTCGACGGCGCGATCACGGAGTTCGTCCCCCTCTCTTTCGTCCACCAGAACACGCCGCTGTTCGAACACGACGTCGTCTCCGGCGGCGCGAGCACGGACGAGGACGAACTCATGATCGCCGTGTCCCGACTCTTTCTCGACAATATCGACCACGTGCAGTCCTCGTGGGTCAAGTACGGCGACGAGCAGGGACTGAAAATGCTCAACTGCGGGGCCGACGACTACATGGGAACGATCCTCTCCGAGGAGATCACGACGCGGGCGGGCGGGACCCACGGCGAGTTCCGCTCCTTCGAGGACTACGTCGAGATGATCACCTCGATCGGCCGCGTCCCGGTCGAGCGCTCGACCGACTACGAGACTCGTCGCGTCATCGATCCCGACGAGCCGTCCTTCGGTCCGCGACTCGGCCCGAAGGCCGACGGCACGCCGCTGCTCGACGCTGCCGAGCGCGAGGAGCGAGCGGTGACGGCCGACGACTGA
- a CDS encoding phosphoribosylaminoimidazolesuccinocarboxamide synthase translates to MTSVKGFRIEEEATDDSLGRGSFVFTDAYSVFDWGQMPDQIPEKGASLCTMGAYNFELLESEGVPTHYRGVVDDGDVVPLEDTSRPPDEMAIDLTQVPDLPNEGREYDYDHYHDAAGENYLIPLEVVFRNRVPVGSSLRRRTEPADHGLEFEEWPEEAVDLAEPIVEFTTKYEEGDRQLDREEADYIAGEASIDDLESVALEVNRIVTERAESAGLTHEDGKIECLYFGAATADGERAGGSANGEIRVADVVGTFDENRFSYEGIQLSKEVLRQYHKRTQPEWVQAVEAAKAEAKREGVADWKSLCEEAPEPLDDGVVDTARDLYCAGTNAYIGREVFDAPPLSSAIGAVQRL, encoded by the coding sequence ATGACGAGCGTCAAAGGATTCCGAATCGAGGAGGAAGCGACCGACGACAGCCTCGGCCGAGGCTCGTTCGTCTTCACCGACGCCTACTCGGTGTTCGACTGGGGCCAGATGCCCGACCAGATCCCCGAGAAGGGCGCGAGCCTCTGTACGATGGGCGCGTACAACTTCGAACTGCTCGAGTCCGAGGGCGTCCCCACCCACTACCGCGGTGTTGTCGATGACGGCGACGTCGTCCCGCTCGAGGACACCTCGCGTCCGCCGGACGAGATGGCCATCGACCTCACGCAGGTTCCCGACCTGCCGAACGAGGGTCGGGAGTACGACTACGACCACTACCACGACGCGGCCGGCGAGAACTACCTGATCCCGCTCGAGGTCGTCTTCCGCAATCGCGTGCCGGTCGGCTCGAGTCTCCGCCGCCGGACCGAGCCCGCGGACCACGGACTCGAGTTCGAAGAGTGGCCCGAGGAGGCCGTCGACCTCGCGGAGCCAATCGTCGAATTCACGACGAAGTACGAGGAGGGCGACCGACAACTCGACCGCGAGGAGGCCGATTACATCGCGGGCGAGGCGAGCATCGACGACCTCGAGTCGGTCGCGCTCGAGGTCAACCGGATCGTCACCGAACGGGCGGAATCAGCCGGACTCACGCACGAGGACGGCAAAATCGAGTGTCTGTACTTCGGTGCGGCGACCGCCGATGGTGAGCGGGCCGGCGGGTCCGCGAACGGGGAGATCCGCGTGGCCGACGTCGTCGGCACGTTCGACGAGAATCGCTTTAGCTACGAGGGCATCCAGCTTTCGAAGGAGGTGCTGCGCCAGTACCACAAGCGTACCCAGCCGGAGTGGGTTCAGGCAGTCGAAGCCGCCAAAGCCGAGGCGAAACGGGAGGGCGTCGCCGACTGGAAATCGCTCTGCGAGGAAGCGCCCGAACCGCTCGATGACGGCGTCGTCGACACTGCCCGCGATCTGTACTGCGCCGGAACCAACGCCTACATCGGCCGCGAGGTGTTCGACGCGCCGCCGCTCTCGAGCGCGATCGGTGCGGTCCAACGCCTTTAG
- a CDS encoding MoaD/ThiS family protein, with the protein MDVTVYGPLRSATGEKTVSIEFTGTTVADALEAFVDAYPRATPQLYDGDEVRSSVRASIDGERAALEDPIPDGASLSLVPAVQGGSRDWPLERSKYTQRIHSSVVL; encoded by the coding sequence ATGGACGTGACAGTGTACGGTCCGTTGCGAAGCGCGACCGGCGAGAAGACGGTCTCGATCGAGTTCACGGGAACAACCGTCGCGGACGCCCTCGAGGCGTTCGTCGACGCGTACCCGCGAGCGACTCCGCAGCTCTACGACGGCGACGAGGTGCGCTCGAGCGTCAGGGCGTCGATCGATGGTGAACGTGCGGCGCTCGAGGACCCGATTCCGGACGGCGCGTCGCTGTCGCTGGTTCCGGCCGTTCAGGGCGGTTCTCGGGACTGGCCGCTCGAGCGATCGAAATATACACAACGGATCCATTCGTCAGTAGTCCTATGA
- a CDS encoding acetamidase/formamidase family protein, with amino-acid sequence MSQQEVQQELYVDRYTLGLVGPDQEWAGTVADGGTIETYTPPGCWGPMITPEFRGGHEVTRPIRVEGASVGDAVALRIRAVEVTSMATSTGSMAEREGAFGDDPFVDHRCPECGTTWPETIVEGTGEESIRCAECGANASAFGFEYGYTVAFDDDHTVGITVDEDGAHELAEDADEALDIPENSRQHPILLYEPGEMPGTLGRLRPFVGNVGTTPPVTLPDSHNAGDFGQFLIGADHDYGIESEDELEDRTDGHMDIPQVRAGATLICPVKVDGAGVYVGDLHANQGDGELSLHTTDVSGTVTMDVEVIEGLELDGPLLLPNEEDLPFISKPYSDEEREAGRELGARHGVDVEDDMGPIQVVGSGATVNDATQNAFDRATDLLEMGEGEVRSRCTFTGGVQIGRLPGVVQLDLLAPMDVLEERGLAHLVREQYGL; translated from the coding sequence ATGTCACAACAAGAGGTGCAACAGGAGTTGTACGTCGACCGGTACACCCTCGGCCTCGTCGGCCCGGATCAGGAGTGGGCGGGAACCGTCGCGGACGGCGGCACGATCGAGACGTACACGCCGCCGGGCTGCTGGGGACCGATGATCACGCCGGAGTTCCGCGGCGGTCACGAGGTCACCCGGCCGATTCGCGTCGAAGGAGCCTCGGTCGGCGACGCCGTCGCCCTCCGCATTCGAGCTGTCGAGGTAACGAGCATGGCGACGAGTACGGGCTCGATGGCCGAGCGGGAGGGGGCCTTCGGCGACGATCCGTTCGTCGATCACCGCTGCCCCGAATGCGGCACTACCTGGCCCGAGACGATCGTCGAGGGAACGGGCGAGGAATCGATCAGGTGCGCCGAGTGCGGCGCGAACGCCTCCGCCTTCGGTTTCGAGTACGGTTACACCGTCGCGTTCGACGACGATCACACCGTCGGGATCACGGTAGACGAGGATGGCGCACACGAACTCGCGGAAGACGCCGACGAGGCGCTGGACATCCCCGAGAACTCGCGCCAGCACCCGATCCTGCTCTACGAACCCGGCGAGATGCCGGGAACGCTCGGCCGCCTGCGCCCGTTCGTCGGAAACGTCGGGACGACGCCGCCGGTGACGTTGCCCGACTCGCACAACGCCGGCGACTTCGGCCAGTTCCTCATCGGCGCGGACCACGACTACGGCATCGAGTCCGAGGACGAACTCGAGGACCGAACGGACGGCCACATGGACATCCCGCAGGTCCGGGCGGGCGCGACGCTCATCTGTCCCGTCAAGGTCGACGGGGCCGGTGTCTACGTCGGCGACCTACACGCCAATCAGGGCGACGGCGAACTCTCCCTGCACACGACCGACGTCAGCGGCACCGTCACGATGGACGTCGAGGTCATCGAGGGCCTCGAACTCGACGGGCCGCTTCTCCTGCCCAACGAGGAGGACCTGCCGTTCATCAGCAAACCCTACAGCGACGAGGAGCGCGAGGCCGGCCGCGAACTCGGCGCGCGACACGGCGTCGACGTCGAGGACGACATGGGACCGATTCAGGTCGTCGGCTCCGGGGCGACGGTCAACGACGCCACGCAGAACGCCTTCGATCGGGCGACCGACCTCCTCGAGATGGGCGAAGGCGAGGTCCGCTCGCGGTGTACGTTCACCGGCGGCGTCCAGATCGGGCGGCTCCCCGGCGTCGTGCAACTCGACCTGCTCGCGCCGATGGACGTCCTCGAGGAGCGCGGCCTCGCCCACCTAGTCCGCGAGCAGTACGGCCTGTGA
- a CDS encoding DUF7576 family protein — translation MADSTDEDPPECHQCGEPVAPSSEHRVVTALEDGQASYLYFCTDECLENWDSASRS, via the coding sequence ATGGCTGATTCGACGGACGAAGATCCACCCGAGTGCCACCAGTGTGGCGAGCCTGTCGCACCGTCTTCCGAACACCGTGTCGTGACCGCTCTCGAGGACGGACAGGCGTCGTATCTGTACTTTTGTACCGACGAGTGCCTCGAGAACTGGGACTCGGCGAGTCGCAGTTGA
- a CDS encoding formyltetrahydrofolate deformylase, with protein MTTDVTEITVIGDDDTGLIARVTSLLFERGINIEDLDQAVRDGVFRMYLAVDTSEMVCTEDTLREDLNELGADLGLDVQVRFPADRENQHIAVLVTKESHCLEALFEAWANDELGADIGVVIGNHDDLQPLAEHYDVPFHDIGDDGGQQNEDELLELLGEYDVDLIVLARYMRILSPNVVFRYEDRIINVHPSLLPAFPGAEAYRQAVEEGVRVAGVTAHYVTTDLDQGPIITQRAFDVPDDADLDEMKHRGQPLEADALLEGVKLHLNGDVSVHRGRTSVRENGTDYQLGLPDEVDEFTPDRPVDGIGSVVANDR; from the coding sequence ATGACGACCGACGTGACCGAAATTACCGTGATCGGGGACGACGACACCGGGCTCATCGCCCGGGTGACGAGCCTGCTGTTCGAGCGCGGAATCAATATCGAGGATCTCGATCAGGCGGTTCGAGACGGCGTCTTCCGGATGTACCTCGCCGTCGACACCTCGGAGATGGTCTGTACCGAGGACACGCTCCGGGAGGACCTCAACGAACTCGGGGCCGACCTCGGACTCGACGTCCAGGTTCGGTTTCCCGCCGACCGCGAGAACCAGCACATCGCCGTGTTGGTCACGAAAGAGAGCCACTGCCTTGAGGCGCTGTTCGAGGCGTGGGCCAACGACGAACTCGGCGCGGACATCGGCGTCGTCATCGGCAACCACGACGACCTCCAGCCGCTGGCGGAGCACTACGACGTTCCCTTCCACGACATCGGCGACGACGGCGGGCAGCAAAACGAAGACGAACTGCTCGAGTTGCTCGGCGAGTACGACGTCGACCTGATCGTGCTGGCGCGGTACATGCGCATCCTCAGCCCGAACGTCGTCTTCCGTTACGAGGATCGGATCATCAACGTCCATCCCTCGCTGCTGCCGGCGTTCCCCGGCGCGGAGGCGTACCGACAGGCCGTCGAAGAAGGGGTGCGCGTCGCCGGCGTTACCGCCCACTACGTCACGACCGATCTCGATCAGGGACCGATCATCACCCAGCGAGCCTTCGACGTGCCCGACGACGCCGACCTCGACGAGATGAAACACCGCGGGCAGCCGCTGGAAGCCGACGCCCTGCTCGAGGGGGTCAAACTACACCTCAACGGCGACGTCTCGGTCCACCGCGGTCGAACGTCGGTCCGCGAGAACGGGACCGACTACCAGCTCGGACTGCCCGACGAGGTCGACGAGTTTACGCCGGACCGACCGGTCGACGGGATCGGAAGCGTCGTCGCGAACGATCGGTAG
- a CDS encoding NAD(P)/FAD-dependent oxidoreductase, translating into MTLPTALDVAIVGAGPAGLGTAVAFEKLDVEYAVLEREQIGASFRRWPAEMRLLTPSFPANAFGVRDLNAITLDTSPALALDCEHPTGDQYADYLEAIAEFHDLPIETGVDVERVVPETEPADETDRTDEADEPTPGFALETNEGTIEARYVVWAAGQYQYPSHGSISGASHAVHVSTVDSWARHAESCSVDASETVSAADTDVETVGSTDPPRSRPPSIAADGAGVAAPATDDVVVIGGAESGIDAALGLAEAGLSVTVLDTDGTWQYRSPDPSEVLSPRTNERLEAALADGQPLDLVAEVRVDRIERERPDADGADEADYAAVTADGDRFHARTPPVLATGFEGSLTLVEDLFGVDESGGPDLTERDESTETAGLFLVGPQVAHNGQQFCFIYKFRQRFAVVAETIGDELGVDTEPLEAYREIRMLLEDLECCEPEYCDC; encoded by the coding sequence ATGACGCTTCCGACAGCGCTCGATGTTGCGATCGTCGGCGCCGGCCCCGCGGGTCTCGGAACCGCGGTGGCCTTCGAGAAACTCGACGTCGAGTACGCCGTCCTCGAGCGCGAGCAGATCGGTGCTTCGTTTCGCCGGTGGCCCGCGGAGATGCGGCTCCTGACGCCGTCGTTTCCGGCGAACGCCTTCGGCGTGCGCGACCTGAACGCGATCACGCTCGACACCTCGCCGGCGCTGGCGCTCGATTGCGAGCATCCGACCGGCGACCAGTACGCCGACTACCTCGAGGCGATCGCGGAGTTTCACGACCTCCCGATCGAAACGGGCGTCGACGTCGAGCGCGTCGTCCCCGAAACCGAGCCAGCGGACGAAACGGATCGGACGGACGAGGCCGACGAACCGACTCCGGGGTTCGCGCTCGAGACGAACGAGGGGACGATCGAGGCCCGGTACGTCGTCTGGGCTGCCGGCCAGTATCAGTACCCCTCGCACGGATCGATTTCCGGCGCATCCCACGCGGTTCACGTGTCGACCGTCGACTCGTGGGCGCGCCACGCCGAGTCGTGTTCGGTCGACGCCAGCGAGACCGTCTCGGCCGCCGATACGGACGTTGAGACGGTGGGTTCGACCGATCCACCGCGATCGAGACCGCCGTCAATCGCGGCCGACGGTGCCGGTGTCGCCGCCCCCGCCACGGACGACGTCGTCGTGATCGGCGGCGCGGAGAGCGGCATCGACGCGGCGCTCGGACTGGCCGAGGCCGGACTCTCGGTGACCGTCCTCGACACCGATGGAACGTGGCAGTACCGCAGCCCCGATCCCAGCGAGGTCCTGTCGCCGCGGACGAACGAACGCCTCGAGGCGGCGCTCGCTGACGGGCAGCCGCTCGACCTCGTCGCCGAGGTGCGCGTCGACCGAATCGAACGCGAGCGACCGGACGCGGACGGGGCCGACGAGGCGGACTACGCCGCGGTTACCGCCGACGGCGACCGGTTTCACGCGCGAACGCCACCGGTGCTCGCGACCGGATTCGAGGGCAGTCTCACGCTCGTCGAGGACCTGTTTGGGGTCGACGAGAGCGGTGGTCCCGACCTGACCGAGCGCGACGAATCGACCGAGACGGCAGGACTGTTCCTCGTCGGCCCGCAGGTCGCTCACAACGGCCAGCAGTTTTGCTTCATTTACAAGTTCCGCCAGCGCTTCGCCGTGGTCGCCGAAACTATCGGTGACGAACTCGGGGTCGATACCGAACCGCTCGAGGCCTACCGCGAGATACGGATGCTTCTCGAGGACCTCGAGTGCTGTGAGCCGGAGTACTGCGACTGCTGA
- a CDS encoding DUF7511 domain-containing protein, translated as MTDGDSDTEPTPATGPQPANGDISPCFRAYIVRNDHRPNVCTIYSDATVGSIETTWIKATGSAFVSLEDAR; from the coding sequence ATGACCGACGGAGATTCCGACACCGAACCGACGCCGGCAACCGGGCCACAGCCGGCGAACGGCGACATCTCGCCGTGTTTCCGGGCGTACATCGTGCGAAACGACCACCGTCCGAACGTCTGTACGATCTACTCGGACGCGACCGTCGGTTCCATCGAAACGACGTGGATCAAAGCGACCGGCTCGGCGTTCGTCTCCCTCGAGGACGCCCGATAA
- a CDS encoding nucleoside recognition domain-containing protein, with amino-acid sequence MTEGDRERVVLIGKESVGKSAIATGLTGAAPTSENVAGSTITSERYRTDDLEVVDTPGITLEADTRTTREALGRLERVETVVLVVPATDLDRDLADLLPLVRGRTGAVIVTHWDRVTAVDASRGVIADLEADPGVPVVPVDARTLTRVAGDGGVQGGRQRTDPDGAVTAAHPAPAADGRGVLAAIQHAGELPGETAVQAGWRIEPPERTFERPYLGPVASACLLVLPAAIAVWFANTVAGELDPLVGGALEPLIGLAETLPGPLAAVLAGDYGLLSMGPFLFVWALPTMLIFALVMGAYSASGLTMRVTTALHPVMRRVGLTGRDLVRVVMGFGCNVPAVTSTRGCSDCTRCTTISAISFGSACSYQFPATLAVFAAVGMPWLVGPYLAILVATTLIYVRLIAPAEARAAGLAVDRRTFLEWPRPAAILREARRSLASFVATALPVFAGLCVAAALLDYAGALERFGTVLGPAMAAFALPAEAALPVVLAAVRKDGIALLTADSTGVAALSPVEVLVAVYLAGVLLPCLVTAITIAREVSTRFVAAMLVRQAAAASGFALVIAWVGRLLF; translated from the coding sequence ATGACCGAGGGGGATCGCGAACGCGTCGTCCTGATCGGCAAAGAGAGCGTCGGCAAGTCGGCGATCGCGACCGGGCTTACCGGCGCGGCCCCGACGAGCGAAAACGTCGCCGGCTCGACGATCACCAGCGAGCGCTACCGGACCGACGATCTCGAGGTGGTCGACACGCCCGGCATCACGCTCGAGGCGGACACCAGGACCACTCGCGAGGCCCTCGGTCGTCTCGAGCGCGTGGAGACCGTCGTGCTCGTCGTGCCGGCGACGGACCTCGATCGGGACCTCGCCGACCTCCTGCCCCTCGTTCGGGGTCGAACGGGTGCGGTGATCGTCACGCACTGGGACCGAGTGACCGCCGTCGATGCGTCTCGGGGGGTAATCGCCGATCTCGAGGCCGACCCCGGCGTCCCCGTCGTGCCCGTCGACGCGCGAACCCTCACTCGCGTCGCGGGGGACGGCGGCGTCCAAGGCGGCCGTCAGCGCACCGACCCGGACGGCGCCGTGACGGCTGCCCATCCCGCGCCAGCAGCCGACGGGCGGGGAGTTCTCGCAGCGATTCAGCACGCGGGCGAACTCCCCGGCGAGACCGCGGTGCAGGCCGGCTGGCGGATCGAACCGCCCGAACGGACCTTCGAACGGCCGTACCTCGGCCCCGTTGCGAGCGCGTGTCTCCTCGTGCTCCCTGCGGCCATCGCCGTCTGGTTCGCGAACACCGTCGCGGGTGAACTCGATCCGCTCGTGGGCGGCGCACTCGAGCCCCTGATCGGCCTGGCTGAAACGCTTCCGGGGCCGCTCGCGGCCGTCCTGGCTGGCGACTACGGTCTGCTTTCGATGGGGCCGTTCCTGTTCGTCTGGGCGCTGCCGACGATGCTCATCTTCGCGCTCGTTATGGGGGCCTATTCGGCGAGCGGCCTCACGATGCGGGTCACGACCGCGTTGCATCCGGTCATGCGCCGCGTCGGACTCACCGGTCGGGACCTCGTGCGGGTCGTCATGGGCTTCGGCTGTAACGTCCCCGCGGTGACGAGCACCCGCGGCTGTTCGGACTGTACCCGCTGTACGACGATCTCCGCGATCTCCTTCGGCTCGGCGTGTTCCTACCAGTTCCCCGCTACCCTCGCCGTCTTCGCCGCCGTCGGAATGCCCTGGCTCGTCGGCCCCTATCTCGCGATTCTCGTGGCGACGACGCTGATCTACGTTCGACTGATCGCGCCGGCCGAAGCCAGAGCTGCCGGTCTCGCCGTCGATCGTCGCACGTTCCTCGAGTGGCCGCGGCCCGCTGCGATCTTGCGGGAGGCGCGGCGGTCGCTCGCGAGTTTCGTCGCGACCGCGCTTCCCGTCTTCGCCGGTCTCTGCGTCGCCGCCGCGCTGCTCGACTACGCGGGCGCGCTCGAGCGTTTCGGAACCGTCCTCGGGCCGGCGATGGCCGCCTTCGCCCTTCCGGCGGAGGCGGCGCTCCCGGTCGTTCTCGCGGCGGTCCGCAAGGACGGTATCGCGCTCCTCACCGCGGATTCGACGGGCGTCGCCGCCCTCTCACCGGTCGAGGTACTGGTCGCCGTCTATCTGGCCGGCGTCTTACTGCCTTGTCTCGTCACCGCGATCACGATCGCCCGGGAGGTCTCGACTCGGTTCGTCGCGGCGATGCTCGTCCGTCAGGCCGCCGCGGCGAGTGGGTTCGCGCTCGTGATCGCCTGGGTCGGTCGGCTGCTGTTCTGA
- a CDS encoding FAD/NAD(P)-binding protein, whose translation MYDCVIVGGGIHGTYLSQRLLEDTDLERENLLIVDPHERLLESFRRKAAACEMDELRSMFVHHVGTEPFGLESFAEGRNRADELRSTPDYPSRPTLSLFLNYANYVIDRNDLPGLHRRAAVESIRRPITEDGTLVLELADGGDGSRELHTPRIRTRSCVLAIGHGGRYRYPDWAEGVDSITHVWDGFDPETRADDTLVVVGGITAVQLATCLAERDREPVTLCSRHALEEATVEANPRWINWNHIERRLHRHPPGSRARVETVREARNDATVPPLLLERLETAADEGRLSIRNGDVRSAREVDGRVRLLLEDGGCLSAERPVLATGFAPAFDHPFVESVADELDLERGYRGMPVLDDETLAWRESGGGDSPVFVSGALAAGTVGPFAGNVVGARRAADRIARALERRRAPSVACRRR comes from the coding sequence ATGTACGACTGCGTTATCGTCGGCGGTGGTATCCACGGGACGTACCTCTCTCAGCGACTGCTCGAGGATACCGACCTCGAGCGCGAGAACCTCCTGATCGTCGACCCGCACGAGCGGCTGCTGGAGTCGTTCCGCCGGAAGGCTGCTGCCTGCGAGATGGACGAACTACGATCGATGTTCGTCCACCACGTCGGAACCGAGCCGTTCGGACTCGAGAGTTTCGCCGAGGGACGGAACCGAGCGGACGAGCTCCGATCGACGCCGGACTATCCGTCGCGGCCGACGCTGTCGTTGTTCCTCAATTATGCGAACTACGTGATCGATCGCAACGACCTTCCCGGGCTCCATCGACGGGCGGCCGTCGAGTCGATTCGACGGCCGATCACGGAAGATGGGACGCTCGTCCTCGAGTTGGCGGACGGCGGCGACGGATCGAGGGAGCTGCACACGCCGCGGATTCGGACCCGATCCTGCGTGCTGGCGATCGGCCACGGCGGCCGCTATCGGTACCCCGACTGGGCCGAGGGCGTCGATTCGATCACCCACGTCTGGGACGGATTCGACCCCGAGACGCGAGCCGACGACACGCTCGTCGTCGTCGGCGGGATCACGGCCGTCCAGCTCGCAACCTGTCTCGCCGAGCGGGATCGCGAGCCGGTGACGCTCTGTTCGAGACACGCTCTCGAGGAGGCGACCGTCGAGGCTAACCCGCGCTGGATCAACTGGAACCACATCGAACGTCGGTTACACCGCCATCCTCCCGGATCGCGAGCGCGAGTCGAAACCGTTCGCGAGGCGCGCAACGACGCTACGGTTCCGCCGCTGCTCCTCGAGCGCCTCGAGACGGCCGCCGACGAGGGGCGGCTATCGATCCGAAACGGCGACGTTCGCTCCGCCCGCGAGGTCGACGGTCGGGTTCGCCTCCTGCTCGAGGACGGCGGTTGTCTCTCGGCCGAGCGTCCCGTTCTGGCGACGGGCTTCGCACCCGCTTTCGATCATCCGTTCGTCGAGAGCGTCGCCGACGAACTCGACCTCGAGCGCGGCTACCGCGGCATGCCGGTGCTCGACGACGAGACGCTCGCGTGGCGAGAGTCGGGCGGCGGCGATTCGCCGGTGTTCGTCTCGGGTGCGCTCGCAGCCGGTACCGTCGGGCCGTTCGCAGGCAACGTCGTCGGTGCGCGACGAGCGGCCGATCGGATCGCGCGAGCGCTCGAGCGACGCCGAGCCCCCTCGGTCGCTTGCCGACGCCGGTAG
- the purS gene encoding phosphoribosylformylglycinamidine synthase subunit PurS, with protein MTAYTATVTVRLKHGVLDPEAETTQQALARLGFELEDLRSADRFDIDLEAESTDAASERASEMAERLLANPTIHDYDVEVDER; from the coding sequence ATGACCGCCTACACCGCGACGGTGACCGTCCGACTCAAACACGGCGTCCTCGATCCCGAGGCCGAGACCACCCAGCAGGCTCTGGCGCGTCTGGGCTTCGAACTCGAGGATCTTCGCTCGGCCGACCGCTTCGACATCGACCTCGAAGCCGAGTCGACCGACGCCGCGAGCGAGCGCGCGAGCGAGATGGCCGAACGGCTGCTGGCGAACCCGACCATCCACGACTACGACGTGGAGGTCGACGAACGGTAG